cctccccacttcccacacTGAGTGTTGGCATGTTCGAGATGGAGCTGCCCAGAGCTCCTTCCAGAGTGCTCAAGTCCCCCAGGCTGGCAGGCTCTGTAGGGGCATCTCAGGCACACATGCCCATCTGCCAGCCCTGAACTTTGGCAGTCCAAAAAGCACCTTGACACCTCACATTTCAAACTTCTGCTCACCCAAAGCTCCACCATGGCAAACACAAAGCTCCTTCCTTTCCACTGTTTCAGGTCCACAGGCAAACCTTGAtacctgccttttctttctttttggagaaaagtccttgactggcctagaacttgctatgtaggtgaGGTTGGTttcacttgcctctgtcttctgaatgctggggttaaagatgtgtgccgtcacatcacacctagcttttttttggttcttgtttttgaCGCAAGGTCTCATTCTGGTACCCTGGACTGCCCTTGGACTCcaagtggtcctcctgcctcagccttccaagtgctgggatggcagacTTGAATTGCTTACCTAGTATTGCTTGCTTTCACAATGCTCCCTCGCCCCCAGCACTGTTTCCTGCTCAGCCATTCTCACTGCAGCCTGGTTGGACACAgaccccctctccttcccttatCCAGAACCCACAGAGATGTCCCATCTATCTAAATATCCAAATAAAGCCCTGTCAGGTGGCCCTTTTCCCTCCAGGGCCCCCACCCCCCCTCATCCTTTGTAAAGGCCACTGGCTTTGTCTTTCCACTTGTTGCAGGGTCTGTTCAAAGTCATCTTGGCTAGCCCTAACCACCAcaggcttctgttttgttttcggCTGGCTGCTCCTCCCTCGAAGTCCATCTCAGCCTGGTTTGCTGCTGTTTGGGATGTAGGCTCCAAAGGGCAGGGACTTGGTCCTATCCACTGCCACCATGTCTTGGCAGGAAATCAGGGCCTGGCCAGTGGTGAGCTCCTGAAGGAACAGGTGACTCTCCTGGCATGTGCTTTGGAAGCATAGCTCTCTTGGGCTTTTACATTTATGATCTTGGGTTTCATCCACACACTGATAACAGCCATGGATGGTGGGAGTGTCTGGATGTTAGGGTTAACCGGGCGGATGACTGagttcccagagctgtgtgtgccgTGGAATGCTGTGCCCATAGGTTTCCATTCAGCCGCCCAGAACTGCTGAAGGAGTGGGTGCTCAACATCGGCCGGGCCAACTTCAAGCCCAAGCAGCACACAGTCATCTGCTCTGAGCACTTCAGACCCGAGTGCTTCAGCGCCTTCGGGAACCGCAAGAACCTCAAGCACAATGCCGTGCCCACTGTGTTCGCTTTTCAGAACCCCACGCAGGTAGGGTGCTGGTCTGACATCCAGCCAGTGGGACTGTCTGTGTGTGCTGAGTGGGGACTTAAAAAGAAGCCGGAGcaggctgagggtgtggctcaggtgTTAGGAAAGTACTGGCCTAGGATGGACACCCTTGCAGTGCATAAACTACAGTGgtgcaggcttgtaatcccataatttggagccagaggcaggagggtaaggccagcctggggtacatgagaccctgcccccccaccaaaaaaaagtaatttaaaaagccCCCTTTAACATTGAAGCATTTGTGCTGAGGCCTGGGGAAAAGgggcttacccagcatgcacaaagccctgggttagaTTCCCAACACTGCACAAAGTCTGGGCTGTGGTTGTGCATGTGTACAATCCTGCCATTCGGGTcggggggagcaggaagatccgGAGTTCAGTCATCCTTGGTTTGTGGCCAGTCTGAGGTACCTGAGATGTAcctgtgatggtacatgcctctaACCTTGGCACTCAGGGCAGAGACGGGACTGCCACACATTCCAGCCTGAGGTGCGCAGTCTGCTCTAGACCGTGTTTATAGTGACGGACGTGGTGGAAGAAAAAGCAGGGACAGTggacagaggctggaagagatcTGAGCAGGTTCAGGAGGCCCACAGCTTTGCGTCACAGTCCTCAGTGCTCCCCAGGTAAACTGGCCACAGCCAGCAGGTAGCAAGGACTTCAGATCCCCATAACCTTTTGATTGCATGGCACAGTGGGGCCGATGTTCGCCGAGGATGGTTACCAGGCTCCCAGGTGATTCAGATGATTCAGGTCCTTGGCGCTGTGGGGACCTGTTCAGGTGCCACTGGAtttaggggagtgtctagagaAAGCAGGAGCGAACACAGCTGGATGCAGTCGGTTTTGTTAGGTGTGCCCCACTTCAGGCTGAGCAAGGGAACTTGGGTGCCCCAGGCCACTGTCTGGCCCATTGTGAAATCCCACTGTGTCCTGCCTAAACCAGGGCTGTGTCTTGAGGCtggtgagagagaggagatgctGCCTCTCAGGGGTGAGCACAGCAGCTCTGCACACATCCCAGGGTTGCGGTAGAGGGCAGTTCCCAGCCAGGCAGTGCACTGCACAAGCTTGAGTTTGGTAAAGGCTGAGAGTCAGACTGTCTGAAGATAAAGCAGAGCATTAGGTCTGAGTTCAAGATGCTCTCTCTCAGAGGGAAGCTTGTGGCCTCTGGCATTCAGACCTCAGTGGGTCCTAGGCTGGAGTCCTAGAGCTGGTGGGAGAACGAGGCAGGCTGTGACTGCAGATGCCTAGGACTTGGCTGTAGCCCCCACGCAGGGATTACTCAGGGATGGACAGTGGCAGCTGTATGAGGATCCGGTGTCTGCCAGCTCAGCCAGCCTGACTCCGCCTGCTGTTCCCAGGTCTGTCCTGaggtgggggctggtggggacAGCACACTGGAAGAGTCTGAGTCTCCAGACACTGAAGGCCCTGTGAAACAGGTAAGACCCCGGGTATAGGCTAGTCTCCAAGGTGCCCCAGAGGACCCACCAGAACAGGAGCAGCGGGATAGGTGGCGGGCCTTCAGAGCCTGTCTCTGACCACCAAGATGGTGGTCAAGCATCACCAGGATTTCACAAGGGGAAACAGGGCTGGGGTCAAACCCCAAGGGTAATGGGTATTTGTGACCCCAGCTCAGATGCCTTCTTGCTGGGGACACAGGGCCACCTGGATAGCTCTTATTTAGTATTCACTGACCTATGTCCTCAGGCCCTACCAGAGAGAACAGAAGCAATGGAGGCCCCTGGCCCGCCAGCCAGCCCCACGGTGTTGAAAAGGCCCCTTCTGGGACAGCCGTCTGATCACAGTTATGCCCTTTTGGACTTGGATACCCTGAAAAAGAAACTCTTCTTCACACTGAAGGAAAACAAGAGGCTCCGCAAGCGCCTGAGGGCCCAGAGGCTGCTGCTTAGAAGGACATGTAGCCTCCTGCGAGCCTACAGAGAGGGACAGCGGGGACCACGGGCCAGACGGCCAGCACAGCGCAGCTGAGCCTGAGCAAGTTCTGGGATGTGGGGATGGTGGCAACACCCTGGCAGGAAGTGGTTTTCGGCTCTGCTGTGCACATTCCCCACTAATACTAATGCTGCAGGGGGCCTTGGGACTGGCAGGATGGGATGCCATGACAGGCAGTCGTCAGGGGAGGGACCCAAGTTCTGGGGAGTGAGAGGCACAATCTCACATCTCCTGGACTGAGGATGGCAGCTGTGGGGCTGTCCTGCAACAGTGACCAAATGTTAGGAGTTGTCACGGCCCTGTCAGAGATGTCCCTGAGGGAGAGGTGGCCATTCTTGCAGTTCACCTCCAGGAACATGTTTAGCCCATGGGTCCTTCTCACCTGTCCAGAAGAGCCATTCTGATGCCAGGGCAAGGGTCCACCACATCAGCCTGTATTTCTGAGTGACTCTTTCTGGCCTGGTTTGTATAAATGTAGACTAAATTCTTTGAACTCTGTGTTTAGGTTTGCTGCTTATACTCTTTCCCTGATACAGGACAGATAGGGCGTGACTACCACGACTACAAACtgactaaaacagacagacagatgcggGGTGGGGGTGCAGCCCTTTGCTGCTCTATCAGAGGacgaggttcagttcccagcgcccacacgatggctcaccaccatctgaaactccagttctagggggctTTTTTGCCCTCTTCTGATCCCTGAGGGTACTATGTAAACACGtggtacatatatgcaggcaaaatgcccagaCACATGaagattttgtgttttgtttttcgagacagggtttctctgtgtagctttggagcctatcctggcactcgatctggagaccaggctggcctcgaactcacagaggtccgcttgcctctgcctcccaagtgccgggattaaaggcgtgcgccaccaacgcccagcccacaCATGAAGGTTTTAAGAagtgaaaacaacaaaagtaCCGAGCAGAGGTacacacttgtaactccagcactcaggaggcccaggcaggagaatcacaagttctgGACCACACAGCCAGACCAtgattaaaaagcaaacataagATCTTATGTATGATTTCCTTATTTTTAGGGTTTGTGTCTCAAGCAAACATTTAGCACAGC
This DNA window, taken from Cricetulus griseus strain 17A/GY chromosome 2, alternate assembly CriGri-PICRH-1.0, whole genome shotgun sequence, encodes the following:
- the Thap3 gene encoding THAP domain-containing protein 3 isoform X1, with protein sequence MPKSCAARQCCNRYSSRRKQLTFHRFPFSRPELLKEWVLNIGRANFKPKQHTVICSEHFRPECFSAFGNRKNLKHNAVPTVFAFQNPTQVCPEVGAGGDSTLEESESPDTEGPVKQALPERTEAMEAPGPPASPTVLKRPLLGQPSDHSYALLDLDTLKKKLFFTLKENKRLRKRLRAQRLLLRRTCSLLRAYREGQRGPRARRPAQRS
- the Thap3 gene encoding THAP domain-containing protein 3 isoform X2 is translated as MPKSCAARQCCNRYSSRRKQLTFHRFPFSRPELLKEWVLNIGRANFKPKQHTVICSEHFRPECFSAFGNRKNLKHNAVPTVFAFQNPTQALPERTEAMEAPGPPASPTVLKRPLLGQPSDHSYALLDLDTLKKKLFFTLKENKRLRKRLRAQRLLLRRTCSLLRAYREGQRGPRARRPAQRS